The nucleotide sequence GGAGGTGTCACGGCGATCGAAGTTACCTTCACCGTGCCCAAGGCTCACAAGGTGCTTGAATACGTCGCCGACCGCTTCGGTGACCAGATTCAGCTCGGTGCTGGCACCGTGCTCGATCCAGAAACGGCACGCATTGCCATTCTGGCCGGTGCCGAGTTCATCGTTTCTCCCATCGTCGATCCGCGAACGATCGAGATGAGTCATCGTTACGACAAAGCGATGATGCCAGGAGCTTTGACACCGACGGAAGTCGTTCAGGCATGGCAAGCAGGGGCCGACGTCGTCAAGATCTTCCCATCTGACCTGACCGGTCCTGACTATCTGAAGGCCTTGAAGGGTCCCCTACCCCAAGTGCGCATGATGCCAACAGGCGGTGTGAACCTCGATACGGCCGAATCGTTCCTGAAGGCAGGTGCCTGTTCGCTGGGAATTGGCGGCTCGCTGGTCGAGAAGTCGGCCGTCAGCAGCGGCAATATGGATCG is from Bremerella sp. JC817 and encodes:
- the eda gene encoding bifunctional 4-hydroxy-2-oxoglutarate aldolase/2-dehydro-3-deoxy-phosphogluconate aldolase; amino-acid sequence: MAREATVQKICDVGVVAVIRADNGEILADVTQALVDGGVTAIEVTFTVPKAHKVLEYVADRFGDQIQLGAGTVLDPETARIAILAGAEFIVSPIVDPRTIEMSHRYDKAMMPGALTPTEVVQAWQAGADVVKIFPSDLTGPDYLKALKGPLPQVRMMPTGGVNLDTAESFLKAGACSLGIGGSLVEKSAVSSGNMDRIRDLASQYVEIVQRFRAQ